The following are encoded together in the Pseudoalteromonas ruthenica genome:
- the tyrS gene encoding tyrosine--tRNA ligase yields the protein MTDLQTALAEIKRGAEEILLEEELAERLKSGKKLRIKAGFDPTAPDLHLGHTVLINKLKTFQDLGHEVIFLIGDFTGMIGDPTGKNVTRKPLTREDVLANAETYKEQVFKILDPEKTTIAFNSQWMEKLGTAGMIKLAARQTVARMLERDDFKKRYASGQSIAIHEFLYPLVQGWDSVALEADVELGGTDQRFNLLMGRELQKDEGQKPQTVLMMPLLEGTDGVQKMSKSLGNYIGITDSANDMFGKMMSISDDLMWRYYELLSTKSLEQIAELKEQVSNGANPRDIKIALAKEIIARFHDEQAAEQAHADFTKRFSKNALPDDINELTIECDGDEMMITALLKEAQLVASTSEAIRMIKQGAVKINGETKVTDSKQMVAKGSTEVYQVGKRRFAKVTLA from the coding sequence ATGACAGACTTGCAGACAGCGCTGGCAGAAATTAAACGCGGTGCTGAGGAAATTTTACTTGAGGAAGAACTCGCTGAACGCCTTAAGTCAGGGAAAAAGCTACGAATTAAAGCTGGGTTTGATCCTACAGCGCCAGATTTACATTTAGGTCATACGGTGCTTATTAATAAGCTAAAAACGTTTCAGGACCTTGGCCATGAAGTGATCTTTTTAATTGGCGACTTTACTGGAATGATAGGCGATCCAACGGGTAAAAACGTGACTCGTAAACCTTTGACCCGTGAAGATGTGTTAGCTAACGCCGAAACCTATAAAGAGCAAGTCTTTAAAATCCTCGATCCAGAAAAAACCACCATTGCATTTAACTCGCAATGGATGGAAAAGCTAGGCACCGCAGGAATGATAAAGTTAGCTGCTCGCCAAACCGTAGCACGCATGCTCGAGCGCGATGACTTTAAAAAACGTTATGCAAGTGGTCAATCCATCGCCATTCACGAGTTTTTGTATCCGTTAGTACAGGGGTGGGATTCAGTCGCACTTGAGGCCGATGTTGAGCTTGGTGGCACCGATCAGCGTTTTAACCTGTTGATGGGCCGTGAATTGCAAAAAGACGAAGGGCAAAAGCCGCAAACAGTGCTGATGATGCCGTTGCTTGAGGGCACTGATGGCGTGCAGAAAATGTCTAAGTCTCTGGGTAACTACATAGGAATTACTGACTCTGCTAACGATATGTTTGGCAAAATGATGTCTATCTCCGATGATCTTATGTGGCGTTACTATGAGTTGCTAAGTACCAAGTCACTTGAGCAAATTGCGGAGTTGAAGGAGCAAGTCAGCAACGGCGCGAATCCGCGTGATATCAAAATTGCCTTAGCGAAAGAGATTATTGCGCGTTTCCATGATGAGCAAGCGGCTGAGCAAGCTCACGCAGATTTTACCAAGCGTTTCTCTAAAAACGCGCTGCCTGATGATATTAACGAGCTAACCATTGAATGTGATGGCGATGAGATGATGATCACCGCCTTGCTTAAGGAAGCCCAGCTTGTGGCTAGCACTTCAGAAGCGATTCGCATGATTAAACAGGGTGCTGTGAAAATTAATGGCGAAACCAAGGTAACAGATAGCAAGCAAATGGTGGCTAAAGGCAGCACCGAAGTTTACCAGGTTGGTAAACGTCGCTTTGCAAAAGTGACTCTTGCCTAA
- a CDS encoding cobalamin biosynthesis protein: MLVEALSAQLSLLLLLAAIACERWLPLSPWYHPFTLARLGFNNLVKRTFNPQDSVGYHLLIAILSLALCVLLPLTLIALFSHLVYYPEALSALLLYLSLDSHTIRSKSTRIALALKQQRKSLARALLATIVVRDCERLNSQGVAKACIESVVLRMLHTYFAPLLLYCLFGGMAALAYSLTWTLHTAMRKHALPSSPYLYASKWLLTLCCVAALVMYLLPLAMMTQQRKLWRYLRIYGRHFYHRVSGFTLSVFSALLQVQLGGPAFYQGHRFERMRIGVDHLPDDKTIKATLKYIDGVNVLWLAVIALSHIAWA, translated from the coding sequence ATGCTGGTTGAGGCGCTAAGTGCTCAGCTTAGTTTGCTGTTATTACTTGCAGCCATTGCTTGCGAGCGTTGGCTGCCGCTCTCTCCTTGGTATCACCCTTTTACCCTGGCGCGCCTGGGCTTCAACAATTTAGTTAAACGCACTTTCAATCCGCAAGATAGTGTTGGCTACCATCTGCTGATAGCCATACTGTCACTGGCTCTGTGTGTGTTGTTGCCGCTGACATTAATCGCGCTGTTCTCCCATTTAGTTTACTACCCAGAGGCATTATCTGCGCTCTTGCTCTACCTGAGCCTAGACTCCCACACAATCCGCAGCAAAAGCACGCGTATTGCTTTGGCATTAAAGCAGCAACGTAAATCACTCGCTCGGGCACTACTAGCAACTATTGTGGTACGTGATTGTGAGCGTTTGAATAGTCAGGGTGTCGCCAAAGCTTGCATTGAGAGTGTGGTGCTGCGCATGCTTCATACCTACTTTGCACCACTATTACTGTATTGTTTATTTGGCGGCATGGCTGCCCTCGCCTACAGTTTAACGTGGACTCTGCACACGGCCATGCGCAAGCATGCTTTGCCATCGAGTCCTTATCTCTACGCCAGTAAATGGTTACTAACTCTTTGCTGTGTAGCGGCCCTAGTAATGTACTTGCTACCGCTGGCGATGATGACCCAACAGCGTAAACTATGGCGTTACTTGCGGATATATGGCCGGCACTTTTATCACCGCGTTAGCGGGTTTACTCTCAGTGTTTTCAGTGCATTATTGCAAGTACAGCTTGGCGGGCCAGCCTTTTATCAAGGCCATCGTTTTGAGCGCATGCGTATTGGTGTGGATCATTTGCCTGATGACAAAACAATCAAAGCAACATTGAAATATATTGACGGTGTTAACGTGCTTTGGCTGGCGGTTATAGCACTTAGCCACATAGCGTGGGCGTAA
- the mtnN gene encoding 5'-methylthioadenosine/S-adenosylhomocysteine nucleosidase, with the protein MKVGIIGAMEPEIAILRERMSDVETHQHGGFTFYHGQLNTQTVTLVQSGIGKVAATVATTLLIDHFHPDCVINTGSAGGFDQRLEVGDVAIASELRHHDVDVTAFGYEYGQVPQMPAAYESHPQLIQVAEQSISQLQQCQSLVGLVCTGDSFMCDPERIDATRKQFPAMLAVEMEGAAIAQACHLLDTAFVVIRSLSDIAGKESPHSFEEYLEVASKNSSAMVMAMLTKLDGVTL; encoded by the coding sequence ATGAAAGTAGGTATTATTGGCGCCATGGAGCCAGAAATCGCGATTTTGCGTGAACGCATGAGCGACGTAGAAACTCACCAACACGGTGGTTTTACTTTTTACCATGGGCAACTCAATACTCAGACTGTGACTTTAGTGCAATCAGGGATAGGTAAAGTCGCTGCCACCGTTGCAACCACCTTGTTGATCGACCACTTTCACCCTGATTGCGTTATCAATACAGGTTCAGCAGGCGGTTTTGACCAGCGTTTAGAAGTGGGTGATGTAGCTATTGCCAGCGAGCTACGCCACCATGACGTCGATGTTACCGCATTTGGTTACGAGTATGGCCAAGTACCACAAATGCCAGCGGCTTATGAGTCCCACCCACAATTGATACAAGTGGCCGAGCAATCAATTTCACAGCTTCAACAGTGTCAGTCGTTGGTTGGCTTAGTGTGTACAGGCGATTCATTTATGTGTGATCCTGAACGCATTGATGCAACACGCAAACAATTTCCAGCGATGCTTGCCGTGGAAATGGAAGGCGCCGCAATCGCTCAAGCCTGCCACTTACTTGATACGGCCTTTGTGGTTATCCGCTCACTGTCTGATATCGCCGGCAAAGAGTCGCCGCATTCATTCGAAGAATACTTAGAAGTCGCATCGAAGAATTCATCGGCTATGGTGATGGCGATGCTAACGAAACTTGATGGTGTCACCCTATAG
- a CDS encoding DUF2726 domain-containing protein — MEFALLSILVLVVVASVVASKFTDNNENPYPFVRKKEIYTQVESAFLSLLERAVGDNYRIVSRVKLADVIDCKAGLSSKSRRIAMTKTKNKQLDYVLLDKQKMTIVAAVDLVNNANKDGHKAQRDWFVSGALETAGIPHIRMKVKSGYRVEDVRNAILFKIGKPETATKRKPTRTPTRPAVLSPSQAKAQTSGSAIATSTQLAEI, encoded by the coding sequence ATGGAATTCGCGCTTTTATCTATATTGGTGCTGGTTGTTGTTGCTTCCGTGGTGGCTTCCAAGTTCACTGATAATAACGAAAACCCTTATCCTTTCGTTCGTAAAAAAGAGATCTATACGCAGGTTGAGAGCGCCTTTCTATCGCTTCTAGAGCGGGCGGTTGGCGATAACTACCGGATCGTCAGCCGAGTCAAATTAGCAGATGTCATTGATTGCAAGGCGGGACTTTCTAGCAAATCACGGCGTATTGCCATGACTAAAACTAAGAATAAACAACTCGACTATGTATTGTTAGATAAACAGAAAATGACCATAGTCGCCGCCGTGGATCTGGTCAATAATGCCAATAAAGACGGCCACAAGGCACAGCGCGATTGGTTTGTTAGCGGTGCCCTAGAAACCGCCGGTATTCCTCATATTCGTATGAAAGTAAAAAGTGGCTACCGCGTTGAAGACGTACGCAACGCCATTTTATTTAAGATTGGCAAGCCAGAAACAGCAACAAAACGTAAACCGACGCGCACGCCAACGCGCCCAGCAGTGCTCTCGCCTTCGCAAGCCAAAGCGCAGACTAGCGGCTCAGCTATCGCTACATCGACCCAACTTGCAGAGATCTAA
- the folE2 gene encoding GTP cyclohydrolase FolE2 — translation MPHPMPDIANTSASSVHHTLDWVGMSAIEIPLKIATKGMAATVINAKAQAFVNLIDTHAKGIHMSRLFLALDQLSNEPSVTPAQLKTTLDAFISSHDDISDRARLSLSFELPLRRSALLSDNSGWKFYPITLDMQLNQGQLRVEAGVEVTYSSTCPCSAALARQLIQENFKRDFDAENLNFEQVLKWLGTTEGISATPHSQRSVAQTKVLLDAQLGEFDFVAIIDEIEQTLKTPVQTAVKREDEQEFARLNGANLMFCEDAARKVKAALDERADVLDFWVRINHYESLHAHDAVAITTKGLPQGYQP, via the coding sequence ATGCCACATCCAATGCCAGATATCGCCAACACCAGCGCGTCTTCAGTACATCATACGCTTGATTGGGTGGGTATGAGCGCCATTGAAATACCTTTAAAAATTGCGACAAAGGGCATGGCAGCAACCGTTATTAATGCCAAAGCACAAGCCTTTGTGAACTTAATTGACACCCATGCCAAGGGCATTCACATGTCGCGCTTATTTTTGGCACTGGACCAACTTTCTAATGAGCCCAGCGTGACTCCTGCGCAACTCAAAACAACCCTTGATGCGTTTATCAGCTCCCATGACGATATTAGCGATAGAGCGCGACTCAGCCTCAGTTTTGAGCTTCCATTGCGCCGCAGTGCGTTGCTAAGCGATAACAGCGGCTGGAAATTCTATCCCATCACCTTAGACATGCAGTTAAATCAAGGGCAGCTGCGTGTTGAAGCCGGTGTTGAAGTAACCTACTCGTCTACTTGCCCTTGTTCAGCAGCCCTTGCAAGGCAATTGATTCAAGAAAACTTTAAACGCGACTTTGACGCCGAGAACTTGAACTTTGAACAAGTGCTAAAGTGGCTGGGCACAACAGAGGGGATCAGCGCCACCCCCCATTCTCAACGCTCCGTCGCACAAACCAAGGTGTTATTGGATGCACAGCTTGGCGAATTTGACTTCGTCGCCATCATCGATGAAATTGAGCAAACACTAAAAACCCCCGTGCAAACCGCCGTGAAACGAGAAGACGAGCAAGAGTTTGCACGATTAAATGGCGCCAATTTGATGTTTTGTGAAGATGCCGCTCGTAAGGTGAAAGCAGCGTTAGATGAGCGGGCAGACGTGCTCGATTTTTGGGTTCGCATTAACCACTATGAGTCGCTTCACGCCCATGACGCCGTAGCTATCACGACTAAAGGCCTGCCCCAGGGTTATCAACCCTAG
- the arcB gene encoding aerobic respiration two-component sensor histidine kinase ArcB has translation MFDSSLSPWVRVLTNLLARFGIWYAAAIVYGVFIVAALILGSMYYYVATGEVTLLDVLAVVFFTAITAPVVIMVVLQSVAQLQDSQKFLETATKQEKLLNQSLKDNIRLLNTEIDERKMALNAKHRSIEELRREIAERKKTQLELAQQGMLLRSIVDSSPDLFYYRDQQGVFAGCNKMFEKVMNRSSGDLIGKTAEDIYPPQLLPEVLRTDHQVETTHEPITLDVQYPVDGEPHWFEMRKLPFINDDGEYIGLLAFGRDITSRKEAEQALETAYKDKGKFIATLSHELRTPLNGIVGLTRMLLDTELTKQQRSWCNTVFSSAETLGNIFNDIIDLDKIDREQLDIVTEPVGVTDFINDVVNFGSLIAEQKSLSFDVSREGDLDVYAEIDPTRLRQVLWNLINNAVKFTKHGGVTLGCRRHDTGKQVWLELSVTDTGIGIPQEQLRHIFDMYYKAPDASGANAIGSGIGLAVTKALVKAMGGDIQVSSMAGEGSSFKVHIPLKLTQAPQLETYDCASLNILLVEDVPLNAEIATNLLEQRGHEVIWAETGEDALSFVQTEDDLDLVLLDMQLPDINGDVVAREIRADEHFDNLPIVVLTANVRSAEEELRGIKVQGSLAKPINTNKLDKMLATLFGIGKDCAQQAAAKQLVGAASPQALDVDEINLDREIISEFLDSMGAKAFARSVDLFAKLAPGYQQQMQDSLASDVDEYKSVAHKLKGAAGSVGLKAVQLQAKEMENNCQQVEQEQRQQWLTQLDGQIKEGLKALQSFLSQLAQ, from the coding sequence ATGTTTGACTCTTCCCTGAGCCCTTGGGTTCGTGTATTAACTAATCTCCTTGCCCGATTTGGGATCTGGTACGCAGCCGCTATTGTTTATGGTGTGTTTATCGTCGCGGCCCTGATCCTTGGCTCAATGTATTACTACGTTGCCACCGGTGAAGTGACCCTACTGGATGTACTCGCAGTGGTGTTCTTCACGGCCATTACCGCACCTGTGGTGATTATGGTGGTGTTGCAATCAGTGGCACAGCTGCAAGACTCGCAAAAGTTTTTGGAAACCGCCACGAAGCAAGAAAAGCTATTAAACCAGTCACTGAAAGATAATATTCGTCTACTCAATACTGAGATTGATGAGCGTAAAATGGCGCTCAACGCTAAGCATCGGTCTATTGAAGAGTTGCGTCGTGAGATAGCGGAGCGCAAGAAAACGCAGCTAGAGCTAGCTCAACAAGGCATGCTATTGCGCTCAATTGTCGACTCGTCCCCTGACTTATTCTATTACCGCGACCAACAGGGAGTATTTGCCGGCTGCAACAAAATGTTTGAAAAGGTGATGAATCGCAGTTCAGGCGACTTAATTGGCAAAACTGCTGAAGATATTTACCCACCGCAGTTGCTACCTGAGGTGTTACGCACCGACCATCAAGTAGAAACGACGCATGAACCCATAACGCTAGACGTTCAGTACCCTGTGGATGGAGAACCCCATTGGTTTGAAATGCGCAAGCTACCCTTTATTAATGACGACGGCGAATATATTGGTCTACTTGCTTTCGGCCGTGATATCACGAGCCGTAAGGAAGCTGAACAAGCGCTCGAGACTGCTTACAAAGACAAAGGTAAATTCATTGCTACTTTGTCTCATGAGTTGCGCACCCCTTTGAATGGTATTGTTGGCCTCACTCGTATGCTGCTTGATACTGAATTAACGAAACAACAACGCAGTTGGTGCAATACGGTCTTCTCAAGCGCTGAAACCTTAGGCAACATCTTTAACGACATTATCGATTTAGACAAGATTGACAGAGAGCAACTTGATATTGTCACCGAACCGGTCGGTGTTACAGATTTTATAAATGATGTGGTGAATTTTGGCTCTCTCATTGCTGAGCAAAAGTCACTGTCTTTCGATGTATCCCGTGAAGGCGACTTAGATGTTTACGCCGAAATAGACCCAACGCGTTTGCGTCAAGTGCTCTGGAACCTCATCAACAACGCGGTGAAATTTACCAAACACGGTGGTGTGACCTTGGGCTGTCGTCGCCACGACACCGGCAAACAAGTGTGGCTTGAGTTAAGTGTTACAGATACAGGCATAGGTATTCCACAAGAGCAACTGCGGCATATTTTCGATATGTATTACAAAGCGCCGGATGCCAGCGGCGCCAATGCCATAGGTTCGGGGATCGGCCTTGCGGTTACTAAAGCCCTAGTTAAAGCAATGGGTGGGGATATTCAAGTCAGCTCTATGGCGGGTGAAGGAAGTAGCTTTAAAGTACATATTCCTCTTAAGCTGACGCAAGCTCCGCAATTAGAAACATATGATTGTGCCAGTCTAAATATTCTTCTGGTCGAGGATGTTCCTTTGAATGCCGAAATTGCTACCAACTTGCTTGAGCAACGGGGGCACGAGGTCATTTGGGCTGAAACCGGTGAGGATGCGCTGTCTTTTGTGCAAACAGAGGATGATCTCGATTTAGTGTTACTCGATATGCAATTGCCAGATATTAATGGTGATGTGGTAGCTCGTGAAATCCGCGCCGATGAGCATTTTGATAATTTACCTATAGTGGTGTTAACCGCAAACGTGCGCAGTGCTGAGGAAGAGCTACGGGGCATTAAAGTGCAAGGCTCACTCGCCAAGCCGATTAATACCAACAAACTCGATAAGATGCTAGCGACGCTCTTTGGTATTGGAAAAGACTGTGCACAGCAGGCAGCAGCCAAACAACTAGTCGGTGCTGCATCGCCGCAAGCACTGGATGTGGATGAGATAAACCTAGATAGAGAGATTATCTCTGAATTCTTGGATTCTATGGGGGCGAAAGCTTTTGCCCGCAGCGTTGACTTGTTCGCAAAGTTGGCTCCTGGGTATCAGCAACAAATGCAAGATAGCCTTGCCAGTGATGTGGATGAATACAAATCGGTCGCCCACAAATTGAAAGGGGCCGCAGGCTCAGTGGGGCTCAAAGCGGTGCAGTTGCAGGCCAAGGAAATGGAGAATAATTGTCAGCAGGTTGAACAAGAACAGCGCCAGCAATGGTTAACGCAGTTAGATGGGCAAATAAAAGAAGGGCTCAAGGCCCTTCAGTCATTCTTATCTCAGTTAGCTCAGTAA
- the arcA gene encoding two-component system response regulator ArcA produces the protein MQTPVILIVEDEDVTRLNLVSLFEAEGYTVVEAIDGDDMHDKLTTNDEINLVVMDINLPGKNGLILARELRQKRNVGLIFLTGRDNDVDRILGLEIGADDYITKPFNPRELTIRARNLISRTAASKDDPALESDGVLNFNGWELDENSRCLTSPAGESKRLPKGEYRALRLMLDSPGRIFSREQLIKHMTGRELRANDRTVDVTIRRIRKHFESDASTPELISTIHGEGYRFIGKIDSNS, from the coding sequence ATGCAAACGCCAGTCATTCTGATCGTAGAGGATGAAGACGTAACCCGCCTGAACCTCGTTAGCTTATTTGAAGCGGAAGGCTACACTGTAGTTGAAGCCATTGATGGTGATGATATGCATGATAAGCTCACCACCAATGATGAAATTAACCTGGTTGTTATGGATATCAACTTACCAGGTAAAAATGGCTTGATCCTCGCCCGTGAATTGCGTCAAAAACGCAATGTTGGTTTGATTTTCTTGACCGGCCGTGACAACGATGTCGATCGTATTTTAGGTCTTGAAATTGGTGCGGACGATTACATCACTAAGCCATTTAACCCACGCGAATTAACTATTCGTGCCCGCAACCTTATTTCTCGCACAGCAGCCAGCAAAGATGACCCTGCACTTGAGTCTGATGGTGTGCTTAACTTTAACGGTTGGGAATTAGACGAAAACAGCCGTTGCTTAACGTCTCCGGCGGGTGAATCTAAGCGCTTACCTAAAGGTGAGTATCGCGCATTACGTCTAATGTTAGACTCACCAGGTCGTATCTTTAGCCGCGAGCAACTGATTAAACATATGACTGGCCGTGAGCTTCGTGCTAACGACCGTACTGTTGATGTGACTATTCGTCGTATCCGTAAACACTTTGAAAGCGACGCCAGCACGCCTGAGCTGATCAGCACCATCCATGGTGAAGGTTATCGCTTTATCGGAAAAATCGACAGCAACTCGTAA
- a CDS encoding YfiR family protein, with product MRVVCLAALMCSLSAQAGTPDQVRSALLFQIAKFIDFTHVQSDSVRYCFTNLSKGPGAFLAQQQNLLIRGQPIAITELSKSSQNDELSRQCDITYFDGKIENDILSPWIKTRPLTTFTVGSNFEFLEQGGVAALIQEGKKIRLYINREQLEQVSFKVQARLMTVSKFYPN from the coding sequence ATGCGTGTAGTCTGTTTAGCCGCCTTGATGTGCAGCCTATCTGCGCAAGCAGGAACGCCCGATCAAGTGCGCTCGGCGCTGCTTTTTCAAATAGCCAAGTTTATCGACTTTACTCATGTTCAGTCTGATTCGGTGCGCTATTGTTTTACTAACTTAAGCAAAGGGCCTGGTGCATTTCTTGCGCAACAACAGAACTTATTGATACGTGGACAACCAATTGCCATAACCGAACTCAGTAAAAGTTCACAAAATGATGAACTTTCTCGGCAATGTGACATCACATACTTTGATGGAAAAATAGAGAATGATATACTGTCGCCTTGGATCAAAACTCGGCCTTTAACAACATTCACCGTTGGCAGTAATTTCGAGTTCCTTGAGCAAGGCGGTGTGGCTGCCTTAATTCAGGAAGGTAAGAAGATTCGACTGTATATCAACAGGGAGCAGCTCGAGCAAGTAAGCTTTAAAGTACAAGCCAGGCTGATGACAGTATCTAAGTTTTATCCAAATTGA
- a CDS encoding ATP-binding protein — MSIQGSTTSIRKALIYAVMSVASLSLILSITISTYIDIQEQREQLEERVETFAELTAFNAQVTVLFDDSKTEEQRLQAFQAVEAIKNIHIYRIDEFNDEVEFFASYNAPRTPPVPVKTKRLESIGKGEVEDGHLEIIKAITNQDNTIGYVYVRASLESIENYLHRKIIIDIMLSVAVLVVAYVIARIFQRHIGNPIDTLSQLLQDVAKNRNYTVRAPSSNIAELNQLALSVNTMLRRTEKQIERNETDKKEIEALNQSLEEKVNLRTDALRDANQELLSTLERMHQYQNQIVENEKMASLGQMVAGVAHEVNTPLGLGITASTLMRDKLGDIRHSFEEKTLTSQQLGRFLIDGEENLSLIYRNLNRAAELIASFKKVAVTQDSESITDVNLSALIGEVMISMRADLDDISPQINVHCPEDLHIQSKSGPIQQILQQLISNSLIHAFKDHPEPRIDIDVQTDSGQLQIDYRDNGSGISETLKPRVFDPFVTTKRGSGGSGLGLHLVYNLVTQALGGKVLLAPEHKQGSHFIVQIPLSGVQ, encoded by the coding sequence ATGAGTATTCAAGGCTCAACAACTAGTATAAGAAAGGCATTGATCTACGCGGTCATGTCTGTTGCGTCATTGTCGCTCATTTTGTCTATTACTATTTCTACCTACATTGACATTCAAGAGCAGCGAGAACAGCTGGAAGAGCGCGTAGAAACCTTTGCCGAGCTCACCGCTTTTAACGCTCAAGTGACGGTTCTTTTTGACGACAGCAAAACCGAAGAGCAGCGCCTACAAGCCTTTCAGGCTGTAGAGGCAATAAAAAACATTCATATTTATCGTATAGATGAATTCAATGACGAAGTTGAGTTTTTTGCCAGTTATAACGCCCCTCGCACGCCACCAGTGCCAGTAAAAACCAAACGTCTCGAGAGTATCGGCAAGGGGGAAGTCGAAGATGGCCATTTAGAAATCATTAAGGCCATCACCAACCAAGACAACACCATAGGCTATGTGTATGTTCGAGCCAGTTTAGAGAGTATTGAGAATTACCTGCACCGCAAAATAATTATCGATATTATGTTGAGCGTAGCGGTGCTGGTTGTTGCCTATGTTATAGCACGTATTTTCCAGCGTCATATCGGTAACCCTATTGATACATTGAGCCAGTTACTGCAAGACGTTGCCAAAAACCGTAACTATACCGTTCGCGCCCCGAGCAGTAATATAGCAGAACTCAATCAGCTGGCGCTAAGTGTCAACACCATGCTGCGGCGCACAGAAAAGCAAATCGAGCGTAATGAGACAGATAAAAAAGAAATAGAAGCCCTAAACCAGAGTCTTGAGGAAAAAGTGAACCTGCGCACCGATGCCCTGCGCGACGCCAACCAAGAGCTACTCAGTACGCTAGAGCGGATGCACCAATATCAGAATCAAATTGTTGAGAATGAAAAGATGGCGTCACTGGGGCAAATGGTTGCGGGTGTCGCTCACGAGGTCAATACCCCTTTGGGATTGGGGATAACTGCATCAACATTAATGCGTGACAAGCTCGGTGATATTCGCCATTCATTTGAAGAAAAAACACTCACCTCGCAACAACTAGGGCGCTTCCTAATAGATGGTGAAGAAAATCTGTCGTTGATTTATCGCAACCTTAACCGCGCAGCCGAGCTTATCGCCAGCTTTAAAAAAGTCGCTGTGACCCAAGATAGTGAGAGCATCACCGACGTTAATTTAAGCGCGCTCATTGGCGAAGTCATGATTAGTATGCGTGCCGACCTTGATGACATTAGCCCGCAGATAAACGTGCACTGCCCCGAGGATTTACATATCCAATCAAAGTCTGGGCCTATCCAACAGATATTGCAGCAGCTTATCAGTAACTCTCTTATCCACGCCTTCAAAGATCACCCTGAGCCACGTATAGATATTGATGTACAAACTGACTCCGGACAGCTACAGATTGACTACCGAGATAATGGTAGCGGCATCAGCGAAACATTAAAGCCCAGGGTCTTTGATCCTTTTGTGACCACGAAGCGAGGCTCTGGCGGCAGTGGTCTAGGCTTACACCTAGTCTACAACCTCGTAACTCAAGCACTTGGCGGCAAGGTGCTTCTTGCTCCAGAACATAAACAAGGCAGTCACTTCATAGTTCAGATCCCATTAAGTGGGGTACAGTAG
- a CDS encoding DUF3293 domain-containing protein produces MLKSEKCINKSTFVSIDKDTLAAYENPYFWFAQKPSYIASGFIITAWNPQGLRLGQRQNCLHTQRLAKRLAGFDPHWGFGGNQEMTYRERSALVRAPRSYGKKLMKEFSQNAIYLIKGGRLYLYFYNAQETSVNGDWQRRVSHLRQLPRRNYAIGFDTPQNASF; encoded by the coding sequence ATGTTAAAATCAGAAAAATGCATAAATAAAAGCACTTTTGTCAGCATAGATAAGGACACCTTAGCGGCCTATGAAAATCCTTACTTCTGGTTTGCTCAAAAACCTAGTTATATCGCGTCTGGGTTTATTATAACCGCTTGGAATCCGCAGGGGCTGCGCCTTGGACAAAGACAAAATTGCTTACATACGCAGCGCTTGGCTAAACGGCTCGCAGGCTTTGACCCGCACTGGGGTTTTGGCGGTAACCAAGAGATGACCTATCGCGAGCGCAGCGCCTTAGTGCGAGCACCTCGCAGCTATGGCAAGAAGCTAATGAAGGAATTTAGCCAAAATGCTATCTACCTAATAAAAGGTGGGCGACTATATTTGTATTTCTATAATGCTCAAGAAACATCGGTCAACGGGGATTGGCAGCGCCGTGTAAGCCATCTAAGACAACTGCCACGGCGTAATTATGCTATTGGTTTTGATACACCGCAAAACGCTTCGTTTTAG